One genomic window of Evansella cellulosilytica DSM 2522 includes the following:
- a CDS encoding Ger(x)C family spore germination protein has translation MGNKQIALYIIITLLLLSGCTTDSREIDQRTMILGMGIDIGENGEYIVSVQVPVIVPTENSGALSANEYETIIAKGESVWEAISQIEAYTPTVLFFGHLKAVMIGERIARQGLQDILDVLDRRAPLANQIYLLIIRESNEVSDFLEEESNLISLPSLYIDRFFHADQKVSRTGPVKLFEFRRDINMVSNAGFIPLAYSDGNIVIEDKAVIKNGKLVGQLVGKEAGVSHLLRDLQLENANYSIDLEQNGTEINVSARLKGTADMDIKKTDPVEIDLDVNLKGELVHLSEQAFRSTKDHMDEITETLENEVKKDLEHTINKMKEINVEPWLIGHQIWAKHYDHFKQLNWEETGWRDSVFHINVQVEMEQTGQRGMLEKKKLGR, from the coding sequence ATGGGTAATAAACAAATAGCATTATATATAATAATTACATTGTTATTATTATCTGGGTGTACGACAGATTCTAGAGAAATTGACCAACGGACGATGATACTAGGTATGGGGATCGATATTGGAGAAAATGGCGAATATATCGTATCTGTACAAGTGCCGGTAATAGTCCCGACCGAAAACAGTGGTGCTCTTAGTGCGAATGAATATGAAACGATTATTGCTAAAGGGGAATCTGTATGGGAAGCTATTTCTCAAATAGAAGCGTATACACCAACCGTATTGTTTTTTGGCCATTTGAAAGCGGTGATGATCGGTGAAAGAATTGCGAGACAAGGTTTACAAGATATACTTGATGTGCTTGATAGACGTGCACCTCTTGCAAATCAAATATATTTGCTCATAATTAGAGAAAGTAATGAGGTTAGTGACTTTTTAGAGGAGGAATCAAACTTAATTAGCTTACCATCGTTATATATAGATCGCTTTTTCCATGCTGATCAAAAAGTTTCTAGAACAGGACCAGTAAAGCTTTTTGAATTTAGAAGAGATATTAATATGGTATCAAATGCTGGTTTTATCCCTTTAGCCTATAGTGATGGGAACATTGTCATTGAAGATAAAGCAGTGATAAAAAATGGTAAGCTCGTTGGTCAATTAGTAGGGAAAGAAGCAGGAGTGAGTCATCTACTAAGAGATTTACAATTAGAAAATGCGAATTACTCCATTGATCTAGAACAAAATGGTACAGAAATAAATGTATCCGCAAGATTAAAAGGGACAGCAGACATGGATATAAAGAAAACAGATCCAGTAGAGATTGATCTAGACGTTAATTTAAAAGGGGAACTCGTTCATTTGTCAGAACAAGCATTTAGATCAACCAAGGATCATATGGATGAAATTACAGAAACGTTAGAAAACGAAGTGAAGAAAGATTTGGAGCATACTATTAATAAAATGAAAGAAATAAATGTAGAACCTTGGCTTATTGGCCATCAAATTTGGGCAAAGCATTATGATCACTTTAAACAACTAAACTGGGAGGAAACTGGCTGGAGGGATTCTGTATTTCATATTAATGTTCAAGTGGAAATGGAGCAGACAGGACAGCGTGGTATGCTAGAGAAAAAGAAACTTGGAAGATAA
- a CDS encoding PilZ domain-containing protein: MRYKREEPFRYEFGKPVTCHMHITSINDKKISSTKGNAEIMDISPKGIKLKSTLDLAANNNDIEVQLQFKLANDELKLDGKLMWQKAEFNDFSYGVELFHDEQIEQLLIKEIKLYSQNN; this comes from the coding sequence GTGAGGTATAAACGAGAAGAACCATTTCGTTACGAATTTGGTAAACCGGTTACTTGTCACATGCATATTACAAGCATAAACGATAAAAAGATTTCAAGTACGAAAGGAAATGCTGAAATCATGGATATTAGTCCTAAAGGCATTAAACTAAAGAGTACACTTGACCTAGCTGCTAATAACAACGATATAGAAGTACAGTTACAATTTAAACTGGCTAACGATGAGTTGAAATTAGATGGTAAATTAATGTGGCAAAAAGCAGAATTCAATGATTTCTCGTATGGAGTTGAATTATTTCATGATGAACAAATTGAACAACTATTAATTAAAGAAATAAAACTTTATTCACAGAACAACTAA